One part of the Amphiprion ocellaris isolate individual 3 ecotype Okinawa chromosome 24, ASM2253959v1, whole genome shotgun sequence genome encodes these proteins:
- the rpl31 gene encoding 60S ribosomal protein L31, which produces MAPTKKGEKKKGRSAINEVVTREYTINVHKRIHGVGFKKRAPRAIKEIRKFAVKEMGTPDVRIDTRLNKAVWSKGIRNVPYRIRVRLSRKRNEDEDSPNKLYTLVTYVPVTTCKGLQTVNVDEN; this is translated from the exons ATGGCCCCCACtaagaaaggagagaaaaagaaggggCGTTCAGCCATCAACGAGGTGGTGACCAGAGAGTACACCATCAATGTCCACAAGCGCATCCACGGAGT GGGCTTCAAGAAAAGGGCCCCCCGCGCCATCAAGGAGATCCGCAAGTTCGCCGTGAAGGAGATGGGAACCCCTGATGTCCGCATCGACACCCGCCTCAACAAGGCCGTGTGGAGCAAGGGCATCAG GAACGTGCCGTACAGGATACGCGTACGTCTGTCCAGGAAGCGTAATGAAGACGAGGACTCCCCCAACAAACTGTACACCCTGGTCACATACGTTCCTGTCACCACATGCAAAG GTCTGCAGACAGTCAATGTTGATGAGAACTAA
- the chst10 gene encoding carbohydrate sulfotransferase 10 translates to MRHHWLLLGACGWVLLILMFVSKFMSFRAVDDYGERSGGQSWTVPGTKVVKPIPVSSPEKQAPKPSDQPSAAPTVGEWQSVAEKRIELLSTVCKNSSLRNLTHVSISKFVLDRIFVCDKHKILFCQTPKVGNTQWKKVLIVLNGAFSTVEEIPENLVHDHEKNGLPRLSSLSPQEITHRLNSYFKFFIVRDPFERLISAFKDKFVKNPRFEPWYKHDIAPAIIRKYRKSHRDSDLATSGLHFEDFVRYLGDVEGRRRMDRQFGEHIIHWVTYAELCAPCEIHYSVVGHHETLERDAPHILRAAGIDELVSYPAIPPGITRYNRTKVERYFSGISKRDIRRLYARYQGDFSLFGYPNPDFLLN, encoded by the exons ATGCGCCACCACTGGCTGCTCCTCGGGGCTTGCGGCTGGGTGCTGCTCATTCTGATGTTCGTTAGCAAGTTCATGAGCTTCAGAGCTGTAGATG actaTGGAGAGAGATCCGGAGGTCAGAGCTGGACAGTACCAGGCACCAAGGTGGTCAAACCCATTCCTGTGTCCAGCCCAGAAAAACAAGCTCCAAAGCCATCAGATCAG CCTTCAGCAGCACCCACAGTGGGCGAGTGGCAGTCCGTGGCTGAGAAGCGAATCGAGCTGCTCTCCACCGTGTGCAAGAACAGCAGCCTCAGGAATCTGACTCACGTGTCCATCAGCAAGTTCGTCCTCGATCGCATCTTTGTCTGCGACAAACACAAGATCCTGTTCTGCCAGACGCCTAAAGTGGGCAACACACAATGGAAGAAGGTCCTCATTGTGCTCAATG GAGCTTTTTCCACAGTGGAGGAGATACCAGAAAACCTCGTCCACGACCACGAGAAAAATGGCCTCCCTCGCCTCTCGTCACTCTCTCCACAGGAAATAACTCACAG ATTGAACTCCTACTTTAAGTTTTTCATCGTGAGAGATCCTTTTGAGCGCCTGATCTCCGCCTTCAAGGACAAGTTTGTGAAGAACCCGCGCTTTGAGCCTTGGTACAAACACGACATCGCTCCAGCCATCATCCGGAAATACCGCAAGAGCCACCGCGACAGCGACCTCGCCACCTCCGGTCTGCACTTCGAGGACTTTGTCCGTTACCTGGGCGACGTAGAAGGCCGCCGCCGCATGGACCGGCAGTTTGGGGAGCACATCATCCACTGGGTGACGTACGCAGAGCTGTGCGCGCCGTGCGAAATCCACTACAGCGTGGTCGGCCACCACGAGACGCTGGAGCGAGACGCCCCCCACATCCTCAGAGCCGCTGGCATCGACGAGCTGGTGTCCTACCCGGCCATCCCCCCGGGCATCACCCGCTACAACAGGACCAAGGTGGAGCGCTACTTCTCAGGCATCAGCAAGCGGGACATCCGGCGTCTCTACGCCCGTTACCAGGGCGACTTCAGCCTGTTTGGCTACCCGAACCCAGACTTTCTACTGAACTAA